The genomic DNA ATCGCCAGCAGGCAAACCAGGACAACCGAGAGCCAGCGGCGAACCGGGCGCGCGAACCACACGAATACGAGGAGCAGCAGCGGCACCACCACCGCCGCCACCGGCGGGGTGGCCTCAAAAATGGACCACACCCACCAGCGCCCGGCGAACAGGATGAGCAAGACGAGGTAAGTGATCCACGCTGCCGTGGCGGCTACGAGGAGTCGTGTTCCCTTACACCAGCGGCCGGCGGTCGGGATCTCTTGCGGATCCCCGGTGGTGTCTCCTTCGGTCGAGGACAAGGACGAATCACCTTCTTGCGCCTGTGCGTTTTCCATCGGAACGTGCGTCCTAACTAACCTGTCGATAGCGTGTCTGACGGTTTCTCGCTGTTCTGCCGCCCTTCACATAGCGAATTCCGGCCAGCAACCCCAAAACGCCCAGGGTCGCGGCCACGTGACCCAAGGTTGTGATGGCTCGACTCAACAACAACAGAGTGACCAGATCCGGACCACCGAGCAGAACGCCGAAGGTGAGGCTGAGCACGGCCTCACGTACCCCCAAGCCGGCAGGCGCGAACGACAACCCTCCGGCAACGGCGCTCAGCGCGAAGCCCCCAATGCCAAGCGTCATGGCAGACATCGCGGGCGCACCAAGGGCGATCCCGATGATCGCCGCATGCAGGCCTGTGCACCACCATCCAAGGACACTCAGGGCGATCACCGCCATTGACACCTTGCCGGTGGGAAGCGTGATTTCACGCTCGCCACGTCGTAATATCCGCTGGCCGAGGCCGATCAGTCGCCTTAGCAGCGGCGGCGCCAGCATGACCACACAGGCGCAGAGCAAAGGTGGCAATATCAGCCACCATTGAGGACTGTTCGACACCAGCTGCGGGAGGGCGAGCACCCCGACCGCGGTGCCGCCGATCGCTGTCATGATCATCATCACCAGGCCCGCACCGAGAAGCCTGGTTGCTGACACCCCAACCCGCCGTGCTAGCGCGGCTTGGGTAACAGTGGGCCACATCGCTCCGGGAAGATAGATCGTCGCTCCGGAGACGAAAAATAGCCATGCCGCATCGGAAATAGTAAGGCGACCACAGGTACGCGTTACCAGTAACCGCCATCCGAAGAATCCGGGAAAATTTCCTATTACGGTGAGCCCTCCCGCGAGAACCATGGCGCTCAAGCCAACGGAACTCAGACTGTCTTCAAGTTCATGTCGTACACGCCATACTTGCGAGCACAAAAAAATGGCGACGGCCAAATAGATGACCATCCTGAGAAGCTTGAGTGCACTCTTCGATGAACGCACCACTAGCGCACCATCGTAGTTTGACGACGCGAACCAATCAAGGAGGGACGATCCTGGAGGGGAATAAGCTGATTGAACAGCTCTTCGTAAGCCTTGAAGCAGTTTTCTTTGTCGTAGAGTTCCCGAGCCCTACGCCCTCCCTCTGCGCGCTCTTCAGGAGTCAGCGCTGCAAGTTCGGTGATCGCGCGGGCCAGCGCGTCCGGATCATGCATAGGAACCCGGCGGCCGAACCCCGTTTCCATAACGGGCGAACGCCCTCCAGGAAGGTCCGTGGTGACCGACGGGACGCCAACCATCATCGCTTCTGCCTGGACGATACCGAAGGACTCCCAAATAGACGGCAGAGCGAAGACGTCGATGGACGCATAGAAGTCGTCGATCTGGGCTCCTCTCAGCATGCCGAGCATCCGCACCCGATTGTCGTCGCCGATGCGTGGGCGAAGCCGATCTTCAATTCCGCCGCCAGCCACCTCGACCCAATCGCCACCGATCAGCAATCGAGCATTTGGATCACCAAGCAGCTGAAAAGCCCGGATCAAATATTCGATCCCCTTTTCTTCTACAATGCGGCCAAGGAATCCGACATGTAGCCCAGGTCCATCACGGTAACTCGGCTCAGCACCCCGCCGATCAAGGCACGGTGGAGCGATCCCGCGCCAGTGTCTCCGCCTGATCACGGACCACAGTTTGGAGCCATGTGCCTGATCGGCGCTGTTCAGTACGATGGCGTCGGCAAGCCGCATGGCTAACCACGTGGAACGATCAACTGCGGACGTCGCAACCGAATTTACCATTCCTGATGGCAGCCATAGGTCGGTGTGGTGCGTTATCACCAACGGCCGATCTCGCACGCTCAGCGTGATCGGTGCCACTTCAAGCATCGGTACATGCAGGTTGACGATGGCTGACCGGCGAGCGACACGTCGAGCAAGTGGCACGAACTGTGGACTCACTGGCCCTCTTCCGATTCTGCAGCGGACGGGGCTGCGAAAGATCGAGACACCGGCTCGGAGCTCTCGAAGGGGCAGCGACTCGTCGTGCTGGACGGCCACCACCGCCACTCGACTCCCTCGCTTGGCCAATCCCTCAGCCAGCGTCTGGGCATATATCGTCAGTCCGCTGACGTATGGCGCGTAATAGTTGATGATTATCGCTATGTCGAACTCATTGACACTCATAACAGTCATCGGTTCCTAATTCAGGACGCGACGAAGGCGTGGGATTTACAGCAAGGTAGGATTGTGACGAAGCATGAATGGGATGCTGAGCGTAATCGCCCACAGCACACAGGCGCACAGCAGGGCGCGGTCACGAAGCAGGTTCCGTACCGGATCGCTGTTGTTTCGGTCCATAAGCTGGATCTGCAGGTACCGGAAGACGATGAAGAGCGCGAACGGGGCGGATAGCACCATCGCCGTCTGGCCGTAGTCGCGGCTCAACGGAGCGCCGGTCCCCAGATACATGAGACCGGAGATGAGGGCGAACACCGCTGTGACCTGCATCAGCCAGCTGGTCAGCTCCACCGTATAACCGTGCAGAGCCGGCCGGTGCGTGGCTCCTGCACCCAATAATTCCTGGCGTCGCTTGCCGATGAGAAACAGTACGGATATGGCGAACACCGTGACCACTAGCCAGCCGGCGATAGGTCCGCCTATCGCCAGGTAGCCCTGGACGACCCGGAGTACGAAGCCCAGCCCCACCGTGCCCAGGTCCACGAGCGGAACGTGCTTGAGAACCAGGCTGTAGGCCATGTTGAGCCCCAGGTACACCAACACCGGCCAGCTCGGAAAGGGTGTGAAGGCCAACACTGCGCCAAGCGAGGCGAGCAATCCGACGCAGTAGAGGTACCCCACCGATACCCGAACCCGGCCGGAGGCGATGGGGCGATGGCGCTTAACCTCATGGCGGCCGTCACGGTGCCGGTCGATGATGTCGTTGCCGACGTACACCGCGGCGGAGGCCAGCATGAACGCGGTCACAGCCCACACGATCCTGCAGACCGCTGTTACATTCCAGGGCGAAGCATCGATAAGCGCGAGCGGCACGAAGATCAGCGCCTTGACAGAGTGCAGCGGCCGCGCCAAGCGGACAAGATCCACGACCCCCTGCAGCCGACCGCCCGCGGCTTGTTCCGGCGGTGAGTCCGGGTGCTCCGAGTTTCTTGGCACACCGGTAGATCCCATGACATGCATGTCGCAACCTCCGGCCTGGCTCAGAAGAAGATCTTCGCGAGTGACAATGCTCCCTGCCCCCAGGCATCGCGGCTGGTCCGGCCTGCGCGCCCAGACGCCCCTTCCCTGCGCTGCTCTTGCCACCATTCGTAAGTGCGGAGGATCGCTTCTCGGTTGGACAGCCGGGGCTGGAAGCCGAGCCGGTCACGCGCCTTGTCGATGCTGACGTAGGAGTCGTCGAGCAATTTGTGGGCTAGGCGCCCGTACACAGGAGAGAGCCGCATCCGCTCCAGAATGCGGAGCGCACCCAGCGCCGGCCGAGCCGGGAGCGAGACCACCCGCTTGCCATGGCCGGCGGCGTCGAGCACCGCCTGGAAATTCTCCCGCACCGTGTCGAACTCCGCAGCGGCGATGTTGTACGTGTCATCCGCTACGTCAGCCGGAGCCGACAGGACGCCGACGACAGCGTCCACCAGATCCTCGATGGCCAGCATCTGGTTGCGTGTATTGCCATCGCCCAGAACAGGAAAGTTGCGTCCCTCGTCGGCCCACTCGAAGAGCATCGCAAACAGGCCCATCCGGCCGGGGCCGACGAAGGTCTTGGGACGCAGGATCGGAATGCACATTCCGTCCGCCCGGTATTTTTCTGCCGCCTCCTCCGCCGCG from Streptosporangium sp. NBC_01756 includes the following:
- a CDS encoding NAD-dependent epimerase/dehydratase family protein — encoded protein: MAERIVVTGSAGMLGGELVRHFVGEGRDVLGVDLRPSSGSEEGWQQRIGDIRDTAMLTKATAGADAVVHCAGALPTYPAAQIHDLIVQGTRSVLEAGRRAGVERVVHISSTAVYGLPKLVPTPEDHPREPVDPYTRAKSAAEEAAEKYRADGMCIPILRPKTFVGPGRMGLFAMLFEWADEGRNFPVLGDGNTRNQMLAIEDLVDAVVGVLSAPADVADDTYNIAAAEFDTVRENFQAVLDAAGHGKRVVSLPARPALGALRILERMRLSPVYGRLAHKLLDDSYVSIDKARDRLGFQPRLSNREAILRTYEWWQEQRREGASGRAGRTSRDAWGQGALSLAKIFF
- a CDS encoding lysylphosphatidylglycerol synthase domain-containing protein; amino-acid sequence: MVIYLAVAIFLCSQVWRVRHELEDSLSSVGLSAMVLAGGLTVIGNFPGFFGWRLLVTRTCGRLTISDAAWLFFVSGATIYLPGAMWPTVTQAALARRVGVSATRLLGAGLVMMIMTAIGGTAVGVLALPQLVSNSPQWWLILPPLLCACVVMLAPPLLRRLIGLGQRILRRGEREITLPTGKVSMAVIALSVLGWWCTGLHAAIIGIALGAPAMSAMTLGIGGFALSAVAGGLSFAPAGLGVREAVLSLTFGVLLGGPDLVTLLLLSRAITTLGHVAATLGVLGLLAGIRYVKGGRTARNRQTRYRQVS
- a CDS encoding UbiA prenyltransferase family protein codes for the protein MDLVRLARPLHSVKALIFVPLALIDASPWNVTAVCRIVWAVTAFMLASAAVYVGNDIIDRHRDGRHEVKRHRPIASGRVRVSVGYLYCVGLLASLGAVLAFTPFPSWPVLVYLGLNMAYSLVLKHVPLVDLGTVGLGFVLRVVQGYLAIGGPIAGWLVVTVFAISVLFLIGKRRQELLGAGATHRPALHGYTVELTSWLMQVTAVFALISGLMYLGTGAPLSRDYGQTAMVLSAPFALFIVFRYLQIQLMDRNNSDPVRNLLRDRALLCACVLWAITLSIPFMLRHNPTLL
- a CDS encoding glycosyltransferase family 4 protein gives rise to the protein MTVMSVNEFDIAIIINYYAPYVSGLTIYAQTLAEGLAKRGSRVAVVAVQHDESLPLRELRAGVSIFRSPVRCRIGRGPVSPQFVPLARRVARRSAIVNLHVPMLEVAPITLSVRDRPLVITHHTDLWLPSGMVNSVATSAVDRSTWLAMRLADAIVLNSADQAHGSKLWSVIRRRHWRGIAPPCLDRRGAEPSYRDGPGLHVGFLGRIVEEKGIEYLIRAFQLLGDPNARLLIGGDWVEVAGGGIEDRLRPRIGDDNRVRMLGMLRGAQIDDFYASIDVFALPSIWESFGIVQAEAMMVGVPSVTTDLPGGRSPVMETGFGRRVPMHDPDALARAITELAALTPEERAEGGRRARELYDKENCFKAYEELFNQLIPLQDRPSLIGSRRQTTMVR